The Vicia villosa cultivar HV-30 ecotype Madison, WI unplaced genomic scaffold, Vvil1.0 ctg.000428F_1_1, whole genome shotgun sequence genome contains a region encoding:
- the LOC131628162 gene encoding uncharacterized protein LOC131628162 has protein sequence MSVISSMEAPNADVDLSPEKIENEKEGGPMFHCDLHDTEIVHKLAQMFLPGLASACVDNTTGDPFSTAGSVADDLRKEMIDYLTQRSESFVAETVIFDDGADGEVSDHPFDIISCFVDDFVNSKRNLLSQVSGWLLSDKREDNIDDFVQEMETKGFWLLDRREKVAENLLRNVDFKNSFHCSMSFINAEELANHVDDCNFKPVICRNEGCNARFSAVYLKEHDSECLFKVIPCEQKCTDNIMRREMDRHCITVCPMKLVNCPFYAVGCRSAIAQCSVGKHCSDDLHSHLLHLLKGIHKDASGGDLNRRVERIVQASSSNRLAEARDVRSLKAIVRDLEAKLGPLEVSAIEKTSAETVAKNENNEDIGSETK, from the exons ATGTCG GTTATATCAAGCATGGAGGCGCCTAACGCTGATGTGGACCTTTCGCCGGAGAAGATTGAGAATGAGAAAGAGGGAGGTCCAATGTTCCATTGTGATTTACATGATACAGAAATAGTTCACAAGCTTGCTCAAATGTTCCTGCCAGGTTTAGCCTCTGCTTGTGTTGATAACACAACTGGAGATCCCTTTAGCACTGCTGGTTCAGTTGCGGATGATTtgaggaaagaaatgattgattaTCTTACGCAGAGAAGTGAATCGTTTGTTGCTGAGACAGTTATATTTGACGATGGTGCGGATGGTGAAGTCTCGGATCATCCTTTCGATATTATTTCTTGTTTTGTGGATGACTTTGTTAATTCGAAGAGGAATTTGTTGAGTCAAGTTTCGGGATGGTTGCTGAGCGATAAGAGAGAAGATAATATAGATGATTTTGTTCAGGAGATGGAAACgaagggtttttggttgttggatAGAAGAGAAAAAGTTGCTGAAAATTTGCTAAGGAATGTTGATTTCAAGAACTCGTTTCATTGTAGCATGAGTTTTATTAACGCGGAAGAGCTTGCCAACCATGTTGATGATTGCAATTTCAAACCTGTGATCTGCCGTAATGAGGGATGCAATGCGAGGTTTAGCGCTGTTTATTTGAAGGAGCATGATTCAGAATGTCTTTTTAAAGTAATTCCATGTGAGCAGAAGTGTACGGATAACATTATGAGACGTGAAATGGATAGGCACTGCATAACTGTTTGTCCGATGAAGCTTGTGAATTGCCCTTTCTATGCAGTCGGTTGTCGATCGGCTATTGCACAATGTAGCGTTGGAAAACATTGCTCAGATGATCTTCATTCCCACTTATTGCATTTGCTTAAAGGAATCCACAAGGATGCATCTGGCGGAGATCTTAATCGACGAGTAGAACGAATTGTACAG GCATCATCAAGCAACAGGTTAGCAGAAGCCCGCGATGTAAGATCTCTAAAAGCTATTGTCAGAGATCTTGAAGCTAAGCTGGGGCCTTTGGAAGTCAGTGCCATAGAGAAAACTAGTGCAGAAACAGTTGCAAAGAATGAAAATAACGAAGACATTGGCTCCGAAACCAAGTGA
- the LOC131628163 gene encoding uncharacterized protein LOC131628163 translates to MGSKSSSVGNSGCKSPSLLHRSQAPPHCSCNITMKMLVSNTIDNPKRKFWKCRNVLNGCGMFIWDDELGEFNNVEVIQCKCTEMTKDALKEILKDIATDNLGADTSNEKILRLKKKVAMEKKKNHNMMVALVMSWMFFAAFYMFL, encoded by the exons ATGGGTAGCAAATCTTCCTCCGTAGGAAACTCCGGTTGCAAATCTCCTTCGCTGCTTCATCGTTCCCAAGCTCCACCTCACTGTAGTTGTAACATAACCATGAAGATGTTGGTATCAAACACCATTGATAACCCTAAACGCAAATTCTGGAAATGCAGAAATGTACTG AATGGATGCGGTATGTTCATATGGGATGATGAGCTGGGTGAATTCAATAATGTCGAGGTGATTCAATGTAAATGCACTGAAATGACAAAAGATGCGTTGAAAGAGATTTTGAAGGACATTGCCACTGACAATTTGGGAGCAGACACAAGTAATGAGAAGATTTTGAGGTTGAAGAAAAAAGTtgcaatggagaagaagaagaaccatAACATGATGGTTGCACTTGTTATGTCTTGGATGTTTTTTGCAGCATTTTATATGTTTCTGTAA